Proteins found in one Amycolatopsis aidingensis genomic segment:
- a CDS encoding bifunctional DNA primase/polymerase, with translation MTTATVSTNENPLLEWALYLAAMGWPVFPLRPLTKRQPAIKNWEHRATTDSTRIRRCWAADRWNIGLATGPAGLVVVDLDTLKDGETGVDGMTALVEVAAERGGPVPETYTVVTPSGGRHLYYRCPAGVCLRNTQGQVRPRVDTRAGGGYVVAPGSVTPDGGYELFDDRDPAELPGWLVQALAERPATANSAPVQIRSTDPSAYGSAALRGEAKRVRDAQPGRYNEVLSTAAYTIGRKVGAGLIDHATARAELLAAGETLIGSAHWPPNLREVTRVVDAGLTKGAGNPVRRKDAA, from the coding sequence ATGACTACCGCAACCGTGAGCACGAACGAGAATCCGTTGCTGGAGTGGGCGCTGTATCTGGCGGCGATGGGCTGGCCGGTGTTCCCGCTGCGCCCGCTGACCAAGCGGCAGCCCGCGATCAAGAACTGGGAGCACCGGGCGACGACCGACTCCACCCGTATCCGCCGATGCTGGGCCGCTGACCGGTGGAACATCGGGCTGGCCACCGGCCCCGCCGGTCTCGTTGTGGTCGACCTGGACACGCTGAAGGACGGTGAGACCGGAGTGGACGGTATGACCGCTCTGGTCGAGGTGGCTGCTGAGCGGGGCGGGCCGGTGCCGGAGACCTACACCGTGGTCACGCCCTCCGGTGGACGACACCTGTACTACCGCTGCCCGGCGGGGGTGTGCCTGCGCAACACCCAAGGGCAGGTACGGCCGCGTGTGGACACCCGCGCCGGGGGCGGGTACGTGGTCGCTCCGGGCTCGGTGACCCCGGACGGCGGGTATGAGCTGTTCGACGATCGAGACCCTGCCGAACTGCCCGGCTGGTTGGTCCAGGCCCTCGCCGAGCGGCCCGCAACGGCCAACTCAGCGCCCGTTCAGATCCGCTCTACCGACCCGAGCGCCTACGGCTCGGCGGCACTGCGGGGTGAGGCCAAGCGGGTGCGAGACGCCCAGCCAGGCCGCTACAACGAGGTGCTGTCCACTGCCGCGTACACCATCGGCCGCAAGGTCGGGGCCGGGCTGATCGACCACGCCACCGCCCGCGCCGAGCTGCTTGCCGCCGGGGAGACCCTGATCGGCTCCGCGCACTGGCCGCCCAACCTCCGCGAGGTCACCAGGGTCGTGGATGCCGGGCTCACCAAGGGCGCCGGAAACCCAGTCCGCAGGAAGGACGCTGCCTGA
- a CDS encoding DUF3631 domain-containing protein produces the protein MSTPTDTEAVAAIDGVLGDTGRGLCCQCGRPLGDSPSTDFCTENCQQVWRARNGAVHAGHEVLDRVRDFVARFNVFPSEHCAPMLALWYAHTHAADHFYVTPRLILSSVEPGSGKTRVLEVAQFLVRAPEMTISATTAALFRMVSDGPITILFDEVDTIFNTKSGGNNEDLRGLLNAGYKRSATVARCVGDAKAMKVDRFHVYAPAALAGIAGNMPATITTRAITVHMQRRREDEEVEEFWEEEVETEAAPLRDMLATWVESVTDKISRGRPAMPTGVRDRPAEIWRPLIAIADAAGGHWPDTARAACSHFVEVANADRNGGGQRLQLLADLRDLFAARGTDRLPTAEILAGLHDLDESDWADLDGRPLDARRLAKMLKPYGVESRTFKLPNGSTPKGYRTTGPGGLADAWQRYLPTSATAATSATAQVNQVADTGEVADTSATRNQ, from the coding sequence ATGAGCACGCCCACCGACACCGAGGCCGTCGCCGCGATCGATGGCGTCCTCGGCGACACCGGGCGCGGCCTGTGCTGCCAGTGCGGGCGCCCGCTCGGTGACTCACCTTCGACCGACTTCTGTACCGAGAACTGCCAACAGGTTTGGCGCGCCCGCAACGGTGCCGTGCACGCCGGGCATGAGGTGCTGGACCGGGTGCGGGACTTCGTGGCCCGGTTCAACGTGTTCCCGTCCGAGCACTGCGCGCCGATGCTCGCGCTCTGGTACGCCCACACGCACGCGGCGGACCACTTCTACGTCACGCCCCGGCTGATCCTGTCCAGCGTGGAACCGGGCTCCGGCAAGACCCGCGTGCTGGAGGTGGCCCAGTTCCTCGTACGGGCACCGGAGATGACTATCTCCGCGACCACGGCCGCGCTGTTCCGCATGGTGTCCGATGGGCCGATCACCATCCTGTTCGATGAGGTCGACACGATCTTCAACACCAAGAGCGGCGGCAACAACGAGGACCTGCGCGGCCTGCTCAACGCCGGGTACAAGCGCTCGGCGACCGTGGCCCGCTGCGTCGGTGACGCCAAGGCCATGAAGGTCGACCGGTTCCATGTCTACGCTCCGGCCGCGCTGGCCGGCATCGCCGGGAACATGCCCGCCACCATCACCACCCGCGCCATCACCGTGCACATGCAGCGTCGCCGCGAAGATGAGGAGGTCGAGGAGTTCTGGGAGGAAGAGGTCGAGACCGAGGCCGCTCCCTTGCGGGACATGCTCGCCACCTGGGTCGAGTCGGTCACCGACAAGATCAGCCGAGGTAGGCCAGCCATGCCCACCGGGGTGCGCGACCGGCCCGCCGAGATCTGGCGGCCCCTGATCGCCATCGCCGACGCTGCCGGTGGGCACTGGCCCGACACCGCCAGGGCCGCCTGCAGTCACTTCGTGGAGGTCGCCAACGCCGACCGCAACGGCGGGGGACAACGGCTGCAGCTCCTCGCCGACCTGCGGGACCTGTTCGCCGCGCGGGGCACCGACCGGTTACCCACTGCCGAGATCCTCGCCGGGCTGCATGACCTCGATGAGTCCGACTGGGCCGACCTGGACGGCAGGCCGCTCGACGCGCGGCGGCTGGCCAAGATGCTCAAGCCCTACGGCGTGGAGTCCCGCACGTTCAAGCTCCCGAACGGCAGCACGCCCAAGGGCTACCGCACGACCGGCCCCGGTGGGCTCGCCGACGCCTGGCAGCGCTACCTGCCCACATCCGCAACTGCCGCAACCTCCGCAACCGCGCAGGTCAACCAGGTTGCGGATACGGGGGAGGTTGCGGATACAAGCGCAACCCGCAACCAGTGA
- a CDS encoding helix-turn-helix transcriptional regulator, with protein METQRRYLTLKAFCEEFGVAKSTFYDWCAKGRAPRHFKLPNGEIRIRRTDLETWLESCEVAA; from the coding sequence ATGGAAACCCAGCGCCGTTACCTCACGCTCAAGGCGTTCTGCGAGGAGTTCGGGGTAGCCAAGTCCACCTTCTACGACTGGTGCGCCAAGGGCCGCGCGCCGCGTCACTTCAAACTGCCGAACGGAGAGATCCGCATCCGCCGAACCGACCTCGAAACCTGGCTCGAATCATGCGAGGTGGCTGCTTGA
- a CDS encoding tyrosine-type recombinase/integrase, producing the protein METSHNVRIWKVEPYKGKRKTTYRVRWLVEKDRHGRTFTTSALADSFRSQLVSAARAGEAFSTETGLPVSMSRERASMSWFEFACEYIDMKWPDSSPKYRRSLAESLTRITVPMLSDSAALPEGRKVRRALMTAFNTNARKGTIPEEMSRTLKAVGRASRKVSDLAKPEVLRAVLRALDLNLDGSRAAANTARIRRVALGNAIEFAIEKKLLDSNPLGEIKTKKRSYTLKEVDPECAVNPIQARTLLDAVATVGKQGPRLVAFFACMYYAALRPEEVANLRTQNLALPETGWGDLNLDGARPEVGKEWTNSGKASETGPLKHREDKIGRPVPCPPELTEILHNHLTRFGTAPDGRLFRGARDGGLVGSTVYGRVWATARERAFTPEVAAGPLAKRPYDLRHACVSTWLSAGVEPTRVAKWAGHSVAVLLKVYAKCLDGGEATARERAQRALSGW; encoded by the coding sequence ATGGAGACCAGCCACAACGTCCGGATATGGAAGGTCGAGCCGTACAAGGGCAAGCGGAAGACGACCTACCGCGTGCGCTGGCTGGTCGAGAAGGACCGGCACGGCCGAACGTTCACCACGTCGGCACTGGCCGACAGCTTCCGGTCGCAACTCGTGTCGGCAGCCCGCGCGGGAGAAGCGTTCAGCACCGAGACCGGCCTGCCGGTATCGATGTCCCGCGAGCGTGCCTCGATGAGCTGGTTCGAGTTCGCCTGCGAGTACATCGACATGAAATGGCCCGACTCATCACCGAAGTACCGCCGGTCCCTGGCCGAATCACTGACCAGGATCACAGTCCCGATGTTGTCGGACAGCGCCGCGCTACCCGAGGGCCGGAAGGTGCGGAGAGCACTGATGACCGCGTTCAACACGAACGCGCGCAAGGGAACGATTCCCGAGGAGATGAGCCGGACTCTCAAGGCGGTCGGGCGGGCCAGCCGGAAGGTGTCCGACCTCGCCAAGCCGGAGGTGCTTCGCGCAGTGCTGCGCGCGCTCGATCTGAACCTCGACGGCTCACGGGCGGCAGCGAATACCGCGCGGATCCGGCGGGTGGCGCTGGGAAACGCGATCGAGTTCGCCATCGAGAAGAAGCTGCTGGACAGCAACCCGCTCGGCGAGATCAAGACCAAGAAGCGGAGCTACACGCTCAAGGAGGTGGACCCGGAATGCGCGGTGAACCCGATCCAGGCACGGACCCTGCTCGATGCCGTCGCCACGGTCGGCAAGCAAGGCCCTCGCCTGGTCGCGTTCTTCGCCTGCATGTACTACGCGGCACTGCGGCCGGAGGAAGTCGCCAACCTGCGAACGCAGAACCTCGCGCTGCCGGAAACGGGCTGGGGTGACCTGAACCTCGACGGCGCGCGCCCGGAGGTCGGCAAGGAATGGACCAACTCGGGCAAGGCCAGCGAGACCGGTCCGCTCAAGCACCGGGAGGACAAGATCGGTCGCCCGGTTCCCTGCCCGCCCGAGCTGACCGAGATCCTGCACAACCACCTGACCAGGTTCGGCACGGCACCGGACGGGCGGTTGTTCCGGGGAGCACGCGACGGCGGCCTGGTCGGCAGCACGGTGTACGGGCGCGTGTGGGCCACCGCACGGGAGCGAGCATTCACCCCCGAGGTGGCCGCCGGGCCGCTGGCGAAACGGCCCTACGACCTGCGGCACGCCTGCGTGTCGACCTGGCTGAGTGCCGGTGTCGAGCCGACCAGGGTGGCCAAGTGGGCCGGGCACAGCGTGGCCGTCCTGCTGAAGGTCTACGCGAAGTGCCTGGACGGTGGGGAGGCGACCGCCCGCGAGCGTGCCCAGCGCGCGCTGAGCGGCTGGTGA